From Candidatus Dormiibacterota bacterium, a single genomic window includes:
- a CDS encoding transposase, translating to MEAREQRGLEIAAKTHLEQGKGGKWLVPSSKGDGSYTVDPTVWDGTTCTCPDYELHRSACKHVYAVEYTIRRETKAKDGTVTTETITYRQEWSAYNAAQTNEKARVAELLHDLCSVIDNPIQKRGRPRLALADSTFCAAMKVYCGMSARRTAVDLRELAARGFIDRAPHYNSVLNALENPDLTPILKALIEESASPLAALETDFAADSSGFSTNTYARWYDHKYGRETSYNRWLKAHIMVGTRTNVVTSVEVTESNVNDSPMLPALLNTSAKRFQMKRVSADKGYLAESNVLAITAHGAEPFIAPKVNTAFTRPLDASRRKAAAWDKMLGYYLYRREDFLKHYHRRSNVETTFAMIKAKFGSRVRSKTAIAATNEVLCKVLCHNLCVLVQSAYELGIEATFWGKQSA from the coding sequence ATGGAAGCACGGGAGCAACGGGGCTTGGAGATCGCCGCAAAGACGCACCTGGAGCAGGGCAAGGGCGGCAAATGGCTCGTGCCCTCGTCCAAGGGCGACGGCTCCTACACCGTGGACCCGACCGTGTGGGATGGGACGACCTGCACTTGCCCCGACTACGAGTTGCATCGGTCGGCCTGCAAGCACGTCTATGCCGTCGAGTACACCATCCGCCGCGAGACGAAGGCCAAGGACGGAACGGTGACGACCGAGACGATCACCTACCGCCAGGAGTGGAGCGCATACAATGCCGCGCAGACAAACGAGAAGGCGCGCGTTGCCGAGCTTCTGCACGATCTCTGCTCGGTAATCGACAACCCAATTCAGAAGCGCGGTCGCCCGCGTCTTGCGCTCGCAGACTCGACCTTCTGCGCCGCGATGAAAGTCTATTGCGGAATGTCGGCCCGTCGCACCGCCGTCGATCTTCGGGAGCTTGCCGCTCGCGGCTTCATCGACCGTGCACCGCACTACAACTCCGTGCTCAATGCGCTGGAGAACCCTGACTTGACGCCGATTCTCAAGGCTCTTATCGAGGAGAGCGCGAGTCCGCTCGCCGCGCTCGAAACGGACTTCGCCGCCGATTCCTCGGGCTTCTCCACGAACACCTATGCTCGATGGTACGATCACAAGTACGGTCGCGAGACGAGCTACAACCGCTGGCTCAAGGCGCATATCATGGTTGGAACCCGTACGAACGTCGTCACGAGCGTCGAGGTGACGGAATCGAACGTCAACGACTCCCCGATGCTTCCCGCGCTCCTCAACACGTCGGCCAAGCGGTTTCAAATGAAGCGCGTCTCCGCCGATAAGGGCTACCTTGCGGAGTCGAACGTCCTGGCGATCACCGCGCACGGTGCCGAACCATTCATCGCGCCGAAGGTCAACACCGCATTCACTCGTCCGCTTGACGCAAGCCGCAGAAAAGCCGCCGCATGGGACAAGATGCTCGGCTACTACCTGTATCGCAGAGAGGACTTTCTGAAGCACTACCATCGCAGGTCCAACGTCGAAACAACCTTCGCCATGATTAAGGCCAAGTTCGGGAGCCGCGTTCGTTCTAAGACTGCTATCGCGGCCACGAATGAGGTCCTCTGTAAGGTTCTCTGCCACAACCTGTGCGTGTTGGTGCAGTCCGCGTACGAGCTTGGAATCGAAGCGACGTTCTGGGGAAAGCAAAGCGCCTAG
- a CDS encoding cupin domain-containing protein codes for MRKVNTNDIGPQTWSSPKGSFAGEGIQISEALGRKPLSTDLRERHPFDVEILRIPPGKVAYPYHSHSAQWEFYHIIAGSGSVRHSEGSTPIIAGDAFIFEPGEPHQLIADPTQTLVVYVVADNPIGESTHYPDSDKWAVRSPERRLMRSESLDYFDGEE; via the coding sequence ATGCGAAAGGTCAACACCAACGATATCGGGCCTCAGACGTGGTCGTCTCCGAAGGGGAGCTTTGCCGGCGAAGGCATCCAGATATCCGAGGCGCTCGGCCGAAAGCCGCTCTCGACGGATCTGCGCGAGCGCCATCCGTTCGACGTCGAGATTCTGCGGATCCCACCCGGCAAAGTGGCGTATCCATATCATTCACATAGCGCGCAGTGGGAGTTCTATCACATCATCGCGGGATCGGGCAGCGTGCGTCACAGCGAGGGATCGACGCCGATCATTGCCGGCGACGCGTTCATCTTCGAGCCCGGCGAGCCGCATCAGCTCATTGCGGACCCCACGCAAACGCTCGTCGTCTACGTCGTTGCCGACAATCCCATCGGCGAATCGACGCATTATCCCGATAGCGACAAGTGGGCCGTACGCTCGCCGGAGCGACGCCTCATGCGCTCGGAGTCTTTGGACTACTTCGACGGCGAAGAGTAA